The DNA segment CCAGATCATATATCTGCTCACCAACAGTTAAAAGATGGTTGCTGGACTCGCAGATGAGTATAAAAGAACCATTCCAGTTGGCATTCAAAGATGAGATACGAAAAACTGAACTATAGGAAACTTTAAGGTCCACAAAAATCAACATGTTGGCTCAGTAAAATTGTGACTACATAATCAATAAGAGATAAATCTACACGATGTCAAATATGTACCTGAATTAAAGAGGAACCTCATATCTTCAGAAGTCCTAGAACAGACTGGATGTTCATTTAAGGTAGAACAATGCAAACTTGCTAATATTCAAGCCATCATTATGGAATTCAACAACACACTTTGACAAATAATTAACACATGGTTTGAGTTAGTAAAAAATGATTCATTTGATTATGAAAgcaatgatattatattttttgttttcttccttAAACTTCACATATAAATACtcattcattttttatttcaaaattataccaAAATACAAAATCATCTCATCTACAATCACAAGTGTAGGAGTGAAATAGAGGATTTAGTGTGAGAGTTCTTAAGGAGTAGGATTATTATCGAGAAAATGAGTGTTAaaatcagaatgttcagaatgaaataatttatattatcaattctcttgtcttctttgttattaataaagaaATGATCTTCTTGAGAGATTTAGAGTGAACATAACCCAATTTTGGTGTGAAgcattataaatatttgtattcaTCTTATTTGATTGTTAATATTATTTGTGATATTCCACTACGATGTAATTACCTTGTTTGTTTCTCTAATATCTCAACAATTGGTATCCGAGCGAGGTTGTCAAATACTATAGGAAGTCCTcatatgctctgtggttgcagatTAGTCTGaacttccacatcagaaaataCTTTTTAGATAGTATTAATAAAGTGATTCTTTCGTATTCATTATTTAACGATTAATTTGTTGGTAGCAGTCACAAAATATGGAGGTACGCACAAGCAAGATGTTTAGCTTTAATGGCTCTGATTAACAACTTTGGAAAAGTAAGAAGAAAGATTTTTTATTCGTCACCAAGATACATCTATCGGTGTTCATAAAGTCTAAATAAGATGTTGAATGAACTTTGTGCACAAACAAGTCTGTGCGTACATACACAAATTGCCGATGACAATGTGTATAATAACATTTGTAACGAGACACATGCTCGCATGCTTTGGACAAATTTGGAGATACTATGCCTCCAAATGTGGCAACGGAAATTTGTTCTATTTGAGCATGCTTGTCCAGGTTTGATACAAAGAAGGAATTCTGGTTGCATATCATATGAATGAGATTTAAAGATTCGTGGAGCAGTTATCAAGTATGAGCAAAAAAATTGATAACGATATGATAGCTCTGATTGTGCTAGCTTCATTACCAGAGTCTTGGGAGACTCTGAATGTATTACTCATTTACACAGTACCGGGAGGAGTCGTGAGTATGGATTTCACCAAGAGTGGCATATTGAATGAAGAGAGAAGGTGGACATCTCAATGAACCTCTACCTCAAAGTCAGATGTTTTGGTTGCTGAGCTAAGAGGGAAAAatcaagatcaagaaaaacataaatcagaagCTAAGAAGAAGCAAGTCTTCGAAGAGATATGCCAACATAAAGTGTTATCGCTGGTGATAAAAtgaacatattaaaaaatattgtcggcaaccaaaaaaaaaacataaagccGATGATGAGCAAACAAACACCATTGACTAAATCAATGTTGTTCACGAGCTAGAGCAGGAATCAGTAAATTTGGCAACTCGAGTAACTAGTTGGGTGATCAATATTAGAACAACAGTTCACATCACATCTCGAAGAGAATGCTTTACATCCTACACACAAGAGGACTTTAGTGTGGTCAGGATGTGGAAAAGCGGTTTATCTAGAATTGTGAGAAAGGGAGTTGCAGGCTTGACTATCGTGGATAGCTCTGCACTGATCTTGAAAGACGTTAGGCTTGTTCCAGATATGCATCTTAGTATGATATCAGTAGAAAGACTTGATAAAGAAGATTTCAgcacaaaatttcaaaacagGATATGTAAGATTTCAAGATGATCATTTGTGGTATACTGCGATAACCAAAGTGAAGTGCACCTTTCGAAGCATCAAGTCTATAATTAATGGTCAAAACAATggacattaaactttattttgtGAGGGAAGTGATAGACTCTGaaacaatactagtgaaaaAAATCAAGACATGAGATAACCTTATAGATTATGTGCACCAAGGTTTTTCCAAGAAATTAGTTTGACTATTGCATggaattaatgaaaaaaaatccATAAGTCAAGGGCTTGTAGGGATATTATCGAAACGAATCCGACTTTGTATCACACATGACTGGTTCAATTTCATCACTACCTATCCGAAATTGGTTTAATCCGGCCTGGTAACAtgttgtaacgccccagatttgACGATTGTTCCCATTGTACCAAGACGAATCTTTACAGCATGCTTATATCTTCACTCACAGGAACCCTAGGAAATTTCTCATGCGGTCGCCCATCTGAGAATTACCCCAAGTCaaacacgcttaactttggagttcttatgttgtaagctttcaaaaaaaaatatgcaccttcttgatatgagtagtacataccaaatcttttaaaccctcCTCAAATGTACAATCTCATACCTGAATAGTTTCGGAATTCATCTCATTCCGATGCAatatcggttcattcatgtttcaTTCGCCTAAAAGCCGGTCAGGatccgctcattgtccgtgcaacctcatggcactgacgatcaccccccgccctctatGACCTCGGGCCTCACACGCGTGTTTTCATTAGTGTAGATATTTGCATATTTTCTTAATTGTAAAATAGAATTGAACTGTCTTTGCCAACTTATATGAGAAATCAATAATCATTTAATGTTAGACATTTCAAGTTATTTTAAGACACTGATACTATCCCAATGATGTATCTAAGAtgaatatttgataatatatgtGAGACCCatagaaaaatcaataaaatttacacGTATTGATAAATTTTCACTATTAGATATACTTTGAGGTAATGTCCTAACGTATCATAAGCTTTTAATGTTTTTTATGATTAGAAGACAGCTCCACAAATTACATAAATTACTATATTTGtttgaaatcaaattttaatcaaTGCAGTATTTGAGATTAACAATTATTCAAATTTATACATTAACCAAAACTGGaaacaaatttaataaaatgaaataattacGTGGGagtaaataattgaaaataatataataagatTCGAATTTATATTATGTGATTGATTTTTGAAATCCAAAAAGGAAGCAAAATTAATAGCGTTGTTGGGCTTATGGATTATTTTAAGCCCAAACACAAGAAGTCGGGACCGAATAAGGTCTCTCTCAATTGCGGACGTGACCCGAAGGAGACGCGtcgaaaattaaatattaaattaaggGTAAAGTTGTAATAACACAAGATCGCGTCAAAACCCGAGACTCCACGCCTATATATACCCCCTCTCAGCTTGCCCCAGGGTTCATATTGTCAGATTGTTAGGTTTTCTTCGTTCGTTTGGTTTTCTAGCATATGCGGCTTCGTAACCCTAGGGTTCTTCGAGATCCGTGAATTATACGTTCAATTTACGCAATTAATCCTGAGATTTTTCGTTAATCTGCGGGACTAATACTTTTTCGTTGCCGATAATTAGTTTCCTATTGTTTCATCGTGAATTCTTCGATTCGGTCTTGAAGGTATGTCTCGGTGCTTCCCGTACCCACCTCCTGGGTATACACCGAGCAGAGCCAGCAAAGAGGCTTTGATCGAATCGATTAAGGTTGGTTGGACCGAAAACCCTGATTGATGTGTACACATGGGCATGACTCCTCGTCGATTTAATTTTTCGGGGTTTGGGGCAGTTCTTTATGTATGGGGTAAAGATGCTAATATAGAGAATCTGGAATCGTTGTTTTGATGTCGTGTTTTTTCtgtgttaaaattatttttcaaattcttaCGACGGTAGATCTGATTGTGACCTTTTTTTTCCAGAATTTagtccaaaaataaatatttttttgtttttctgatCAAGAATTGgttattaaaatcaattataatTCTATTTCTAATCGAGATTCCATGGTTATTATAATCAATGATAAAATCTATTTCTAATCAAGATTCTTAGAGTCCTTGTCGATATGGGGATAACAATTTTGGTCCAAGAAGTGGACTAGGAGTAGTTTGATTTGACATACTCGTTGTTACTGTATGTTAAGAGAAAGTTTACCAGTTTCTTGAGTTTCTGGATGATCACAGTTGTTTTACGAGTGCATGTTCAATTTCAGTACTCTGTACATGTGAGAACAACCTTGAATGAACAGTCTATTGGTTCTGCTGTTACTTTGCAGTGTTTTATGTTGGTTGTCAAACTTGAAAAATACGAGTAACAAGGTTATGTAATGAGGCTTGAGTCTTCTTGGTGTCATTTGAAATGCCTCtgcttcaaaaaaaatttagctcAATAAGGCTTGTTTTATTTTACTCGTGTAaactttgattattttttttgagacAATTCTCTGCATGTTCATGAAGCCTCATTTAATTTTGCAGTCACTTCAAAATGGTCAGCTATAAGTctgtaaatttattttgaggAACATTTTTTGAGTTTCCTGTGAAGTTTGACTTATTTGTTTGACAATTATCAGCTAGCATGTTCATTTAACCTCATTTAATTTTGTGGTCCTGTTCGAAAGAGTCACTAagtagtaaatttttttaaagaaccaATATACAAGTGTCTCAAGTTGATGTTTTCTTCTAAACCATGTCTTATTAATTTtgctaaaaattgaaaatttccaaTGACCTTTACATTCTCACTCATTGCTAAAAGGCAAAGATTATTTAGTTCCCTAGAATAGTTGTGATATCGCATAGATGACTTCTTTGGGCTGGAACACCAGACTTGTAAATCTATTAACCATGTTGCTAAAATGATGTCATGCTAAACTTAATTATGTAATGGTTACTGTTGGGAATGATCATCAAGCTGCGGTCTAAGTTCATTACATGCCCAATTGGCACCAAATTCTAAAACTGTTATTTTGGTGCTCCAAAGCTCCGAAAGGAATTGGAGAAAACCAAGGCACAAAATAAACAGGAGGAGAAAACAAAGGCACAAAATAAACAGGAGGAGAGAAGGGTGAAGAAAGATGAACGGAAGAAGAGGAAAGATGAGAAGAATGAGAAAGGGAAACTCACAGATGAAAAGACTGATCCGAATTCAAAGAAGAGAAGGAAGAGAGAAGAGGGAAGGGAGGAGAAGAAACGGAGAAGGAAAGAGAGAAATGGGAAGCCTGCTCTGAATTCAAACAAGATCGACTTCCCTAATGGACCTATTGGCAAAAATATCTGGGAAAATAGTGAGCAGCTAGAAAGAAGTGATCTAACGGAGGAGCATGATCTGCCTATTTGTTTGCACTTACCCAGCACATCTTTTGAAAGCACAGAAAATAGCAGTGCTATGAAGAGGCAGTCCTCACCCGTGAATGTCATACGGGGTCTTGGTAACATTTCTCCTTCCGTGCAGAATTTCTCATGTCCTTATCAAGTGATAATTTTTGTGGGTAACACACTTATACTATATTTCATGGATGTGAAACAGGCACTATTATCAGGATACAGCTGTCGTCAAAAAAACAGAACTTGTCTGATATTTCCATAAATGAACAACAGCTCTGCTCAACATCTGGGAGAACTGACATTCCACCTCTGAGAAATCGGCAGCAAAACTTTTGTGCCTCAACTGAGAAAACCAGCGACTTTGTTCTGGGTGACTTCAATAGAGCCGATAAGAAGCAGATTATTTCAACTTCTGGAAAGTCTGAACCTGCTGCTCCAGCCAAAACAGGAACCCCGTTTGTCCTTGATGCTATTGAGGTTTCCAAGAAAAGCTCAAAAGCAATGCAGTACAAAAATCTAATTGAGAATTGGGTTCCACCATCGCTACGGGATGCATCTTCTAGTCCAGAGGATCTAGATTGGCTCTTCTCTAGCAAGGATCACGGCCTACCATCCGAGAGaagacaaaaaattgaaaatgatgTGTTCTGCTCTAGCAGCTCATCTTTACTGCAACCCCGTGCACAACTCTTGCCCGAATTTAATGTATATGCATTGCCGTTTACGGTTCCCTATTGAGTTTGCAACAATGTAAGTAGATATCAGTCATTTCTAGCTGCTGCCGGAGGAGTTTTGTAGTCGCTTCCAAGGCATTTAGCACTGATTCAACGTGGTGGTAGGATATGGTAGTGTTGACTGACGAATTAGATAAgctgatattttaattttcgatCATTTTCAACAGTTgcaatcttttttcttttttgaaattatttggtACTGTGAAATATGTTTTGGTTTTATTATGCAAAGACCGTGTACTTCAGTAAACATGACATCGGTGTATTAGTATACTTAATTATGCATCGTGTGTATAGTAGTATTTGGCAATTTTTAACTTTCAAGCACAAAATCGATCAATTAAAGAAAGAGAGAGAAGATCATCTCATCTTGATGCTgaatttataaaagaaaaaaaagaacagCCGGGGGATTTGTTACAAGCAGAGGAATGCTACTGGAAACAAAGACCAAAAATATATTGGTTGGGTGTGAAAGTGACTCTAACACGAAGTATTTTCATGCAGTAGCTTCAAATAGAAAAAGGCGAAGATAGTTCGTAAATTAAGGGGATAATGGAGTATGGCGCGACAACCAAGATGTTTTACACAATGCTGTTCATAATTATTTTCAGCAATTATTTTGAGGATGAAGAGAGGCGTATGAAAACTGTGATTAACTGTGTTGGTAGCAGAATCTCGACCGAGGAAAATTCCATGCTTCTTACTTCTTTTACTGTCAAATGAGTTCAAGAAGGCATTATTTCAAACGCATCCAGATAACTCTCCCCGACCGGATGGTTTAAATGTCGTTGTTTTTCCCCTCAAAAAGCATGGTCCCATATAGGTACGGATATTTTTTAAGCTTGTTTTCATTGGATCAGATGCAATGAATTCCCAGCAAATCTAAATGAGGCCATGATTGGTCTAATTCTGAAATGTGATATGTTTCGTCAATGAAGGAGCTTCGGCCCCTGTATAAAATAATTACTGTAGTCCTCGCTAATAGGCTTAAAGTAATCCTCCCCGATCTCATCTCAAAGCACCAATCTGCTTTTGTTCCAGGCCGCTCAATTACAGACAATGTATTGGGGGCTTTTGAGTTGTGCATTACATGAAACGGAAAACTCGAGGAAAGAAAGGTAACGTAGCTTTGAAAATTGACCAAGATAAGTTGGGTTTTCTTGAAGGAGAGAATGCTGAAGCTCGGCTTTCATTCGCATTGGGTGGATATCATTATATTGTGTGTCGTCTCAGTTAAGTTTACGATCTTATTTAATGATGAAGACATTtgacctattaaacctcgacgTGGACTTAGACAAGGCGCCACTTTCGCCATATCATGCCTCATCTAAACGTTGTTTATATATCTACTTATATGAAAGCGAGAATAAGTTTAATTAGGTTGGCCAGTTTAGGTACGGTTCTcggttaaaagaaaaaacacgCGTCACTTCCACTACACCACAACCGATGGACAATATCACGTGGGCTCTGCTCTTCTCTCCACCACACCATGTTGCTTCCGGTTGCACCGAGGTTCCGTCATTTTTCAGTTTTCCTCCTCTACCTTTGTTTTCCTCGCCTTGGTTCTCGTGTTCCCCCAGTTGCAGCAAGCAGAGTCTAGCACAAAAAGGTTTGCCTCGGGTGTCTCTTCCGTCCTTCTTCTTCCAGCTTCTCGGTGTCACCTGTGCTGGGTTGCTTTCACCTTTCTACAGGGTAAGCCTCTACTGTGTCTGCTTTCTTCcccttcttaaattttttttcttccttccGTTTATTGGATTCCATcggaaaaattatttatttcagttCGTTCCCCCTGAATGTACATTCAATTCTTGCGTTTGTCCTTGTTCTTTTCTTGTCTTGTTTGTCTGATTTTTATAGTTGCTTCGTCTTCACTTGTATCGCTTCCTTGttctgtttttgttttgtttgttctGCTCTCTTGGACATCCCTCCTCCTGCTTTTACTTTGCCTTGGCTTTGTCTTTCACCCAAGTACAGCGAGCCACTTCCAGCAAGAAAGGTTTGTTCGGCGCGTCGTCCGTGGTCCTCTTCTTCTTCCAGCTTCTCGCTCTTACCTCTGTTGTATGCCTTTCCCTCCTCTTGCCGTTGGTAAGCTTTTACTGCGTTTAATTTGTCCCACTCTTTTTTCGTTCCTCCCGAATCTAgggtttcttcttcttctgttgGTCTTTGTAGTATGGATTCTTTTGGGTGAGTGAAAGAGATTTGGGGGATGGTAATTGGGCTTTTGGAATTGATTGGATTCCaatataaattttaagaaattgttatTATTGATTCTCTTGAATTTGTTATAATCATCAGTCTCGTTATTGATgggaaatattataaaataagcACTCATAATATCTATCACAATCTTCATAATCTTATATTGATTTGTGATAATCACAATAACGTCGAATTCGagcttttttatttttgtagttTTATAAGTGAATAAAAAATGAGCCACTCGGCTTGATTTCCGTAGAAGAATTTTCATGGTACTATTTTCTTTCTCATTTCATGTCAATGTAAGAGAACTGCTACCAGAGGTGATTTGCGTTAGTAGTGATCTAGATGTGAACTGTGGTTGATTAAAATTGATACTCTTTCTGTTTAATTTTATGGACAACAATGTTTGTTTAGTCGTTTTCATAAAGTTTGAATTTTGAACTGGAATGCCAGTCTTGTTTCCTTCTCTCTTGTATATCAAAAGCCGATTTTGTATCCTCACACATTAGCTTATAAATGAAGTTTAGCCTTGCTTGGATACTAGGTTCTTCTGTGTTATCAATCATGGAATTGACAATGAATTCATGGAGGAGGTTTTCTTCCAAAGAAaaagtttttttgttttttttttttttttttttttttttNNNNNNNNNNNNNNNNNNNNNNNNNNNNNNNNNNNNNNNNN comes from the Primulina huaijiensis isolate GDHJ02 chromosome 8, ASM1229523v2, whole genome shotgun sequence genome and includes:
- the LOC140982700 gene encoding uncharacterized protein, which encodes MSRCFPYPPPGYTPSRASKEALIESIKLRKELEKTKAQNKQEEKTKAQNKQEERRVKKDERKKRKDEKNEKGKLTDEKTDPNSKKRRKREEGREEKKRRRKERNGKPALNSNKIDFPNGPIGKNIWENSEQLERSDLTEEHDLPICLHLPSTSFESTENSSAMKRQSSPVNVIRGLGTIIRIQLSSKKQNLSDISINEQQLCSTSGRTDIPPLRNRQQNFCASTEKTSDFVLGDFNRADKKQIISTSGKSEPAAPAKTGTPFVLDAIEVSKKSSKAMQYKNLIENWVPPSLRDASSSPEDLDWLFSSKDHGLPSERRQKIENDVFCSSSSSLLQPRAQLLPEFNVYALPFTVPY